Within Candidatus Saccharibacteria bacterium, the genomic segment AGACATGTTCATCGTGGAGTGAAAAAGTATGAAAAGTATAGGCGATTCGCTCAACAGGAACCACCAACCCAGAATCATTCTTAATACCATCGAGTAAAACTAAGTAACGATACCATGTGCTTTCATCCATGTTTTCACTATAACACCTAATACAAACATATGCGCTATAATGTATCTAAAGGGGAAAAGTGTGTTAAAACGACGAGCACAACAAGCCGCAGCTGGAGCGTTACTTACGACTGAAACTCAGTTTACGTTTATTTCGATTCCTGACACTCAGCAAGACAACAGCAGCGCTGTACGTACCGCCGTGTTTGCCGAGCGTATGACCTGGATACGAGATAACCGTGAGGCACTCAATATTAAGTTCATGGTACAAGTCGGCGACCTTGTCGACTGGGACGACGAAACTCATAGCCATTATGTGCGAGCCGATACCGGTCTCGATATTCTGGACGCTGTAAATTTTCCCTACGCACTTTGTATCGGCAACCACGATACAGCCGCCGTGCAATATGGCGGTAGTGCCGCACCTGGTGACGTTAACGCGAACCTTCGCAATACGAGTACGTTTAACAGCTATTTTCCCGTCTCACGCTTTCCGAATATTGCCGGTGTGTATGAAACTGGAAAAGTTGACAATGCCTACCGCACGTTTCAAGCAGCTGGGCTCAACTGGCTGGTCATGAATGTTGAGTTTTGTCCACGCGCGGGGGTGTACCCTTGGGCAAATGGTGTCATACAGGCTCATCCTAATCACAATGTCATCATCCTGACACACATGTATCTCGAAGGTAACGGTGCAGTCAGTGGTAGTAACGCCGGTTACGGCGATACGAGCCCACAAACCATGTACGATACAATCATCAAGAATAACCCAAATGTTAAATTCACGTTTTCTGGTCATTTGCCTGTATGGTCAAGCTCTGTTTCTACGAGCGCTACGACTGGCCACAAAACATACAACCTCATGGATTGTTGGCATGACTATTCTAGTAATCCGACGCGTGTCTGTACGTTTGATATTCCCGCTGGCACAGTATCGACCCAGGTGTACGATCCCAAAACAGACAGCTGGCGAGCCAGTACCATCCTTAATTTTACTGGTATAACCTGGGTTACGTAGTTGTCTTTTCGAGCTTGCTACTACCTGACAAACTGACCGTTTTCACTTTATCGAAACGTTCGCAACACGTATAGAACTCAAGACCTTTGCAACATTGCAGCAGGCACCTGCATCTGTATGCCTAAGTGTACTCGCTTCGTGTTGTAGTAGTCGAGATACGCAGTAAGCTTATCTCGCTGGCTTTGGAGCGGTACGCTCCTGCGCCAGTAGTATCCAATACATTCTGTCTGGATAGTTCGGTTGTATCGCTCTATGTGAGCATTGTCATTGGGTCGGTGCAATCGGGAGTGTCTAGTGGTAATACCTCGTGAGCGAAGCACTTGCTCAAAGTAGCGTCCGTACTCTGGACCATTGTCTGCCTGCACCATGGAAATAGTAAAGCCCCATTGGTCTTGTGCTTCCAGGACCGCCCGTGCAGCAAGCCCTGGGCTGAGCCGGGTTGCTAGAATGACGTACGTCATTCTAGTGAATAGGTCAATGACCGTGTAGTAATACAGACGCTTACCGCTGTGTGGATCGACATGGTGGATAGTATCTGTCTGTACGAGCTCACCAGGCCCTGTGGCTTGTGGACGTCTCGGGTTATCTGGTCGTACTCGCTTCTTCCTGGCTCCATCAAAGCAGTAGTGTCGCCGTAATATACGGCGCACACTGCTAAGGCTAACAATGGCTGTGCCGTAGGCATCGCCAACTCGTGTCAGGTGGTACCACACCACCTCAGCACAACGTTTGAGTCTATGTCGTAATTCAAGTATCCGAGTCATGAGTTGCTCGCCTATTGCCTGAGGGCTTGTATGGGGCCGAGATGTGTACGTAGGGATGAGCCATGTACATCGCAGTAGGTGGTTTGCTTTGCTGTACACACGGGCTGGGCGGTTGGGATTGTCGAACTGAACATGCTCATTGAGCTTGTCCCACTTCTGCTTCCATCTCCAGATGGTGGTACGGTGTACACCGCAACGGTTGGCAACAATCTGCAAGGGTATTCCCTCACACACAAGCAACCGCATTGCCAAAGCTCTCGCTTTAGGTAGGTTAGGGTTGATAGAATAGGCCATGGTAGGCTCCTTCCTGTTAGATGTAATGCTCTTACAGTTTAGGATGCCTACCTTTTAGGTTGCAAAGGTGGTGAGTTAGTACGGCAACATTTACTATTCAAAGAAATGAGTGTATAAGTATGTATATTAGTGCAGGGTAATAAGTGCGTGGGAAGGGAGTAGACAATGAAAATATTCAACAGAGGTGGTTATAGGCTATCGTTGCTAACTGTGCTTGTGTCACTTTTGTGTGCCACGTCTATCGCTGCAAGTGCCTCGGCAGAAGTAAATCCTACCCTAAGTGCCCCAGGTACCGTCTCGTCCATGCCGCTTCCAACTGTAAAAATTAACGATGGTATTGTCTGGGATGTAGTCACAAAAGGGAACAAAGTCTACGCAACCGGCTGCTTTAATAGTGTGACAGACTTAGACGGCAGTGTTCATAGCCGTAAAAATATCTTAGCTTTTGACATAACAACGGGCTATCTCGACCGCAATTTTGTCCATAGTCTCAGTGGCGCGAGCGCTACAACTAGTTGTGTGAGGAGCGCCAACCCGAACGAAGGACGCGTATTAGCGCTATCGCCCGATGGCAATAAGCTCTTCGTAGGCGGTACGTTTACGACTGTCGATGGGGTGACAAAAGAACGATTCGCGGGCTTCGATATATCTCCGACAAGTCCTAACGGCGCGTTGCTGGCTGGCTACGGCGGCGTAACAAACGTAGTTCGTGCCATAGCAGCATCAAACAGCACAGTGTACATAGGGGGTAGTTTTGGTAAGGCTGGCGGAGTATGGCGAGACAAATTAGCGGCGTTCTCGACCACCAATGGTGTTGTGAACAACTGGTCGCCTACTGCCAACGCTCAGGTCCTCTCCATGGTGATGGCACCAGGCAATACTAAAGTGATATTTGGCGGCAGCTTTTCGACAGTAAATAATCTACCGTATCACTCGATTGCAGCAGTCGACGCCGTAACTGGAGTACCACAACCAAACTGGGCAAGTACTCAGTGGTCAAGCACAGGCTGGCCGACTACCGACCTAAGCCGTTTCCCGATCAATAATGAAGACCCAGTTGCTTCAGAGGCCGCCATCGGTAGTCTGACAACGGACGGGACAAACATATATCTAACAGGTTATAATTTCAGACTATTTGGCCGTCCTGGAGCGATCGAAGGCCGCGCTGCTATTAGCCCTGTCGACGGGAAGCTAGTATGGCTCAACGATTGTCATGGCGATAGCTATGATACATATCCTATGAATGGTGTTCTCTACAGTGTTGGTCATGCGCATGAATGTATCGACGCCGGTTCGTTTGCAGATGGTCCACTACGACATGCAGTTGCCGAGAGAGTTACTCGCGGCTTTGATGTAAATGGCAACCTAGCGGTCAACACTACTCACCCGGGCAACCGATACTGGAGTTTCGCAAATCAACCTCGTTCCTCTGTACTCAGTTGGTATCCAAACTTTAGCAATGCGATATGCGGTACGAGTTATTCTGGTGCTTGTCAAAATGGCTGGAGCGTAACAGGCAACGGTTCATATCTTGCGATCGGTGGCGAATTTACGCATGTAAGAGGAGCTTCGCATGTCGGTTTAGTACGTTTTGGCCCCAATACGACAGTATCGACAAAGTACACCCCTGTTACAGGTGCGCGGCTGTTAGATACTCGTCAGTCTAGCCCGATGGCTGCCAATTCTTTTCTAGACATACAGGTAGCCGGAAGGGCTGGCGTGCCGACGAGTGGCGTAGAAATGGTCGAGTTAAATATCGCCGTTGCGTCTGCAACTCAGTCAACGTATGTATCAGTTGGGCCATCTGACCCGAGCAGAACCCCTCCATCGACGGCACTTTTGAGCGCGGTTCCAGGTGTTATCGTCGATAATGGAGCCAGCGTTCGCTTGTCATCGACTGGCGCCATGCAGTTGTATAATGCGTTTGGCAATACAAATGTAGTAGTAGATATCGTAGGGTACTATTCCAGTAACGGCTCGTACGTCATGAGCTCAACTGGTCGGACACGTATATACGATTCCCGTTATGACCCAGCCAATAATTATGCACCAATTGCACCTGGTGGCGCTCGTACGTTAGCCGCGAGTGGAGTATGTGACAGTAGACTCAGAGCTATGAAATACAATGTCACTGTCATACCAGTAAGTGGTTCAGGTTACATCACGACTACGCCAGTTGGAGTGCAAAAATACCCAATCTCACAGTTCAGCTATAACAACGGAGAGATGACGGCGCATAGTCTGGTCGCAACCATGGGGGGAGGAGCCTGTCCGTCAACAGTATTCTATAATCATGGTTCCAGCGCACATATTGTGGTTGACGAGATAACAGCATATGTCGACCCAACAATTACGCAGCCACAACCGACGACTCAATTGAGAAGTAAAATAGTCACCATCACCCCTAGCCGTATCGCCGATACGCGTAATAGTGCGGATTCGATTTTTGGCAAATTAGCGTCTGATCAAGACAAAAATGTTCAAGTAACTGGCCGCTTCGGTATTCCGCGTAATGCTTCCAAAGCTATGGTAATTGTGACCGGTCTGAATGCGCCAGGCGGGTATATGTTCGCATATCCTAAAGATTTTCGCACAGCTATGCGCGCCGGAGCCTCATTGATCTTATCTCCGAGCCGCCCAGTGTCAAATTCACTTGTTGTACCTATAGACCAGTCAACAGGTACGATCACAGTCGGATTCTCAGGTTCTGGTAGTGCTGACGCGGTAGTAGACATTGTCGGCTATATAGTAGAAAACTAGTTCATACCTTCTCAGCTGATCAGTCGGACTTCATACTTTGCGAGTCGTTCATGCTACCCTGCGGGTTAGTTACGTCGAGTTGCTGTAAGCAGTACTGTTGGCGCTTTCCGGGGTTAAGTGAGCGAGAGCGGAGCCTTCAGGAGTGGGGTGCTTAAGACAATTGGGTTAACTCCATTTGTCTCAAGCGGGGCGGGCGAGCCCGCCACTTTTTGAACTAACTGCGCCAGCAGCCAGCGTGTTTCGTGCCGGTTGGTTGTCCAGCCAGTCCAGCAATTGACGCGGAAAGCGCAACAGCTTTGGTGTGTAGAACGGCGTAGCCACCGGTGACGACATAGTTGGCGTCAATCGGCGATGGGTTTGAAGTGCCTGAACTTTTCGGGTTGATTTCGGTGCCATTTGGGTTGAGTGAGGTAGCGCTGACCATAGCGGCATGCGTCGAATAGACGATAGGTGTTGAGCTGCCGACAGATGTCGGCGGGAATATATACGGGTAGGGATAGGTAGTGCTCGGCGCAGTCGCCCAGTGAAATACGTTGCCGTCCATGACAGTGCCGTAGGCGGCTAGCAGCTGATTTGTGCCACCGGACTGAATCTGTTGGTCATCGATACAAAACATAGCGTACGCGTTTGACGGTGTGCCAACCACGACGTTGTTATGGATAGTAACGTTGTTGATCTGCCATGTCATATAGCTGCTATACATAGCGTGCCCGAGCGGGTAACGACCGTCTAGACCGTAACTCGTGTTGGCGGGTCGTCGGCTTTCCTGGTAGACCGCCAGAGGGCGACGATCGCCGTTACCATGGTTGGACGTGTCGGGGTTGAGCCGCTGAGAGAGGCTACCGCAGCGCACGATTGTGTTGTTCCATACTTCCATGTTGTCTGTGTTGTTGACCTTGATCGCCTCGGCCGGGTTGTCGACAAACAGGTTGTTGGTGCAGATTCCGGTGCCACTGATTTCAAAGAACGCATCAGTGTCTTTGTTGCGTAAGAAATCGTTGCCGTAGACTTCCATGTCGTAGACCGACATGTCGAACCAAACAACTTTGCATTTGTTGTCGCGGAAGATACTGTTTCGGACGGTGACGTGTTGGGACTGTGTGACCTTAATCACCCCTGAGTCAGGCGATGAGTTGAAGTTTTCGGTGTTGGTGTACTCGATCAAAATATTGTCGAACAACAAATTGTCTGATCGGTAGCCGCCCGAAGCTCGGTAGCCTGCGCGTCGGATTGTCACGTTTCGGATGGTGTTGCCATGGCACTGGTTTGAGGTTAGTGCTGCGGTCGCGATATCTTCCATGACAATGTTTTCAGCCAGACAGTTAGTTGTGTTGTTATTGCCGTCAAAGCGCAGCACTGAATACTGCGGCAGGGAATTGCCATATCGACGAATGCCAAAACCACGGATTGTCAGGCCGGTATAGCCAGTACCAAGGTTTAAAAAGATGTGCATATCGGTCACATTGACTGTTTTGCCGGCCGGATTTGTCCCGATGTAAAGTGTGGACGGCGTGAAAATCATGTTGCTAGTTGTACCCTGCACATAGAAAGTACCGGCTACGCACGCTCCCAATGATCCGACTTGCGTCAGCGCGACACCATCTACGAACACCTGCTCAGGGAATGGCGCCTGCGGATAATTGGCGTTGATCCATTGCCAACCTGGGGTTGAGCCGTCCGCAGCACCACTCGTGCTGGTGGGGCTATGGTCAAATACTTTTGTCCATGGGATAGACCAAGTTGCACCGCTCTGCGACCAACCAGTTTGGACGCTCGAACCATCAAACCAAACCGCTTCACCGGGGTAGTTTTGAATCGTCAAGTTGTTTCTGTTCACCTCGATGCCGATAGCCGAAGTGTGATTTGAGCCGCCTTCATGGTACGTACCGGCTCGTAATACGATGGTTTTTCCGCTGGTTGCCGCAGTAATGGCTCGCACGAGTGTGCGGTACGGCGCGCCGATCGTACCTACGCCGGTCGTATCGTTGCCACCCGTCGCAACATAAATAGCATCACCAGGTACAGCGTAACTGGCCGCACCGACCGCCACCGAGCCAGCGTTAGCCGTTGGATTTGTGCCGGTTGCCGTAGTTCTAGGACCTACTTTTTGTAGTCTTCGTGCCGAAATGCTCATAATTTTATTATACAGCACACCA encodes:
- a CDS encoding DDE-type integrase/transposase/recombinase, with product MAYSINPNLPKARALAMRLLVCEGIPLQIVANRCGVHRTTIWRWKQKWDKLNEHVQFDNPNRPARVYSKANHLLRCTWLIPTYTSRPHTSPQAIGEQLMTRILELRHRLKRCAEVVWYHLTRVGDAYGTAIVSLSSVRRILRRHYCFDGARKKRVRPDNPRRPQATGPGELVQTDTIHHVDPHSGKRLYYYTVIDLFTRMTYVILATRLSPGLAARAVLEAQDQWGFTISMVQADNGPEYGRYFEQVLRSRGITTRHSRLHRPNDNAHIERYNRTIQTECIGYYWRRSVPLQSQRDKLTAYLDYYNTKRVHLGIQMQVPAAMLQRS
- a CDS encoding metallophosphoesterase, whose protein sequence is MLKRRAQQAAAGALLTTETQFTFISIPDTQQDNSSAVRTAVFAERMTWIRDNREALNIKFMVQVGDLVDWDDETHSHYVRADTGLDILDAVNFPYALCIGNHDTAAVQYGGSAAPGDVNANLRNTSTFNSYFPVSRFPNIAGVYETGKVDNAYRTFQAAGLNWLVMNVEFCPRAGVYPWANGVIQAHPNHNVIILTHMYLEGNGAVSGSNAGYGDTSPQTMYDTIIKNNPNVKFTFSGHLPVWSSSVSTSATTGHKTYNLMDCWHDYSSNPTRVCTFDIPAGTVSTQVYDPKTDSWRASTILNFTGITWVT
- a CDS encoding right-handed parallel beta-helix repeat-containing protein, giving the protein MSISARRLQKVGPRTTATGTNPTANAGSVAVGAASYAVPGDAIYVATGGNDTTGVGTIGAPYRTLVRAITAATSGKTIVLRAGTYHEGGSNHTSAIGIEVNRNNLTIQNYPGEAVWFDGSSVQTGWSQSGATWSIPWTKVFDHSPTSTSGAADGSTPGWQWINANYPQAPFPEQVFVDGVALTQVGSLGACVAGTFYVQGTTSNMIFTPSTLYIGTNPAGKTVNVTDMHIFLNLGTGYTGLTIRGFGIRRYGNSLPQYSVLRFDGNNNTTNCLAENIVMEDIATAALTSNQCHGNTIRNVTIRRAGYRASGGYRSDNLLFDNILIEYTNTENFNSSPDSGVIKVTQSQHVTVRNSIFRDNKCKVVWFDMSVYDMEVYGNDFLRNKDTDAFFEISGTGICTNNLFVDNPAEAIKVNNTDNMEVWNNTIVRCGSLSQRLNPDTSNHGNGDRRPLAVYQESRRPANTSYGLDGRYPLGHAMYSSYMTWQINNVTIHNNVVVGTPSNAYAMFCIDDQQIQSGGTNQLLAAYGTVMDGNVFHWATAPSTTYPYPYIFPPTSVGSSTPIVYSTHAAMVSATSLNPNGTEINPKSSGTSNPSPIDANYVVTGGYAVLHTKAVALSASIAGLAGQPTGTKHAGCWRS